One genomic region from Alosa alosa isolate M-15738 ecotype Scorff River chromosome 12, AALO_Geno_1.1, whole genome shotgun sequence encodes:
- the LOC125304773 gene encoding uncharacterized histidine-rich protein DDB_G0274557-like, whose protein sequence is MPVPSDLSPSLQVLSPFPSPSPTPPHHPRHPHHHPCHPHHHPRHTITHATLTITHATHATLTTTHATPSPTPTLTITHATHATLTTTHATHTITHATPSPTPPPSPMPPSPPPTPHHHPRHTITHATLTITHATLTTTHATPSPTPHHHPRHSHHHPCHPHHHPCHPITHATPSPTITHHPPSPPPMLTITHAHFTFTITHATFTTPPTPRPHPSPMPPSPPPIARCLPRTLVWHHMFIVSYILSAGVFL, encoded by the exons ATGCCAGTCCCATCGGACCTCTCACCCTCGCTCCAGGTGTTAAGCCCCTTCCCCTCACCGTCACCCACGCCACCCCATCACCCACGCCACCCTCACCATCACCCATgccaccctcaccaccacccacGCCACACCATCACCCACGCCACTCTCACCATCACCCACGCCACCCATgccaccctcaccaccacccacGCCACACCATCACCCACACCCACTCTCACCATCACCCACGCCACCCATgccaccctcaccaccacccatgCCACCCACACCATCACCCACGCCACACCATCACCCAcgccaccaccatcacccatgccaccctcaccaccacccacGCCACACCATCACCCACGCCACACCATCACCCACGCCACTCTCACCATCACCCATgccaccctcaccaccacccatgCCACACCATCACCCACGCCACACCATCACCCACGCCACTCTCACCATCACCCATgccaccctcaccaccacccatgCCACCCCATCACCCACGCCACACCATCACCCACCATCACCCATcacccaccatcaccaccacccatgCTCACCATCACCCATGCCCACTTTACCTTCACCATCACCCATGCCACCTTcaccacaccacccacaccacgcCCTCACCCATCACCCATgccaccctcaccaccacccat TGCCAGGTGCCTGCCGCGCACCTTGGTCTGGCATCACATGTTCATAGTTTCCTACATTCTCAGTGCAGGAGTGTTTCTGTAG